The proteins below come from a single Fodinicurvata sp. EGI_FJ10296 genomic window:
- a CDS encoding ABC transporter permease, translating into MLYGLKIATRYLTASKAQTALLVSGVAVGVFIFIFMSALIGGLAEFILSRTVGDISHVTIEAESADPAVLIDVDGHLLTAVEPGRLRTATLRDAETWAPMIDAVPGVRAVSPQITGAGFLTRGAQVAQVSVTGLEPGRESAILDLEGYIVAGSARLGSGVIVLGRSLADELDLSVGQVLRLQSSNGVTAALTVGGIFQTGTGMLDRSSVFVSLPTARTLFAIPQGVTRIEIKLDDLNAADATAVRIRALTGLDAVPWTDGAEQLMEALNAQAQTGYFLKSFALITIVIGVASALLLSTYRRRPEIGIMRAMGAGRGFVVFVFVTQGALVGLMGGITGAVLGYLALLPFPTRDEFVSGTLPMDITQGSYGLAVTLTVLGAILASILPARAAARVDPVTAIGQ; encoded by the coding sequence ATGCTCTACGGTCTCAAGATCGCGACGCGCTACCTGACCGCCAGCAAGGCGCAGACCGCACTTCTGGTCTCGGGCGTGGCGGTTGGCGTGTTCATCTTCATTTTCATGTCGGCGCTGATCGGTGGGCTGGCCGAGTTCATCCTGTCGCGCACCGTAGGCGACATCAGCCATGTGACGATCGAAGCGGAAAGCGCCGACCCGGCCGTCCTGATCGATGTCGACGGGCATCTGTTGACGGCGGTCGAGCCGGGCCGCCTTCGCACCGCCACCCTGCGCGATGCAGAGACCTGGGCGCCGATGATCGACGCTGTTCCCGGCGTCAGGGCCGTGTCGCCCCAGATCACCGGTGCGGGCTTTCTGACTCGCGGCGCGCAGGTGGCGCAGGTCAGCGTGACGGGGCTGGAGCCGGGCCGTGAATCGGCCATCCTGGATCTGGAAGGCTATATCGTTGCAGGGTCGGCGCGACTGGGCTCCGGCGTGATCGTCCTGGGTCGCAGCCTGGCGGACGAGCTTGACCTTTCGGTCGGGCAGGTGCTGCGGCTGCAATCCTCCAACGGCGTGACGGCGGCGCTGACTGTCGGGGGCATTTTCCAGACCGGAACAGGCATGCTGGACCGGTCCAGCGTCTTTGTCAGTCTTCCCACCGCGCGCACGCTCTTTGCGATTCCACAGGGGGTCACGCGGATCGAGATTAAACTGGACGACCTGAATGCCGCCGATGCCACGGCCGTGCGCATCCGGGCGCTGACCGGGCTCGATGCCGTACCCTGGACGGATGGGGCCGAGCAGTTGATGGAGGCGCTGAACGCACAGGCCCAGACCGGGTACTTTCTCAAGAGCTTCGCGCTGATCACCATTGTAATCGGCGTCGCCTCGGCGCTGCTGCTTTCGACCTATCGCAGGCGCCCCGAGATCGGGATCATGCGGGCGATGGGGGCCGGGCGTGGCTTTGTCGTGTTCGTGTTCGTCACACAGGGCGCTCTTGTGGGGCTGATGGGCGGGATCACCGGGGCCGTCCTCGGTTATCTGGCCCTGCTGCCTTTTCCCACGCGCGATGAATTCGTCTCCGGCACTTTGCCAATGGACATCACGCAAGGCTCCTACGGGCTTGCCGTCACGCTCACGGTATTGGGCGCCATCCTCGCCTCGATCCTGCCGGCCCGGGCTGCGGCGCGAGTCGACCCGGTCACGGCGATCGGGCAATGA
- a CDS encoding ABC transporter ATP-binding protein, whose protein sequence is MTALLEVRDLIKTFGEGDAATHVLRGLSLTLEAGEMAALLGPSGSGKSTLLTILGTLMKPTSGSLRMLGQDLVSADDAALTEFRNRYIGFVFQFHNLLPDFTALENVIFPTAVRAGRETGAARARGRQLLVRMGMESRVDFPSAKLSGGQKQRVAVARALMNRPELVLADEPTGNLDRATAMQVMDLIGEINREEGTAFLISTHDEKIAARCRRQIVVGDGRVTG, encoded by the coding sequence ATGACCGCGTTGCTGGAGGTTCGCGACCTGATCAAGACCTTCGGCGAGGGCGATGCGGCGACCCATGTCCTGCGCGGGCTGTCCCTGACGCTGGAGGCGGGTGAGATGGCGGCCCTGCTCGGTCCTTCGGGGTCGGGCAAGAGCACCCTGCTGACCATCCTCGGCACACTGATGAAGCCTACATCAGGCAGTCTTCGGATGCTGGGGCAGGATCTGGTCAGTGCCGATGATGCCGCTTTGACCGAGTTCCGCAACCGCTACATCGGTTTCGTATTTCAGTTTCACAACCTGTTGCCTGATTTCACCGCCCTGGAGAACGTCATTTTCCCCACCGCGGTGCGTGCGGGGCGCGAGACAGGTGCGGCGCGGGCGCGCGGGCGCCAGTTGCTCGTGCGAATGGGAATGGAGTCGCGTGTCGACTTCCCCTCGGCAAAGCTGTCCGGCGGCCAGAAGCAGCGCGTCGCCGTCGCCCGGGCGCTGATGAACAGACCCGAACTGGTGCTGGCGGACGAGCCCACGGGCAATCTGGACCGGGCCACGGCCATGCAGGTGATGGACCTGATCGGCGAAATCAATCGGGAAGAGGGCACCGCCTTCCTGATCTCGACCCATGACGAGAAGATCGCCGCGCGATGCCGACGGCAGATCGTCGTGGGGGATGGAAGGGTAACGGGATAG
- a CDS encoding ATP-binding cassette domain-containing protein, whose product MITSGAAMVAMVAETIAQDGHGRRPARPRLLSWRSMPLVAASVGMNVLSLAMPLAILQLYDRIIPNSAIETLTVLFLGVTVALVLEALLTYIRSTSIAWAGARFEHILGTDMLSRFLAADRTAIAGGGNGQHCERFASVGKIKEFHAGQALGVAADIPFVALFVGLIYIIGGWVAAIPLAIFGIFLAIFAFRDIFLKPLLRAADKAHTHRLNFELETLGRMTVIKGEALEAPMMRRYERLLRTSTGNDHAIAANAATASAMSASLGGITMIAVAAGGAVAVIDGALSIGELAACTLLANRALQPLQRAFGIWTSYKKLSLHNDHVREGMTLPLSRPWGTRVLPRIKGGIVLHDIGLRYGPSLPAILDGVNLDVRPGEAVGITGEAGSGKTTLLMVMAGLVRPDTGTVRLDGAKDPWAFTEESVLSRIAYIPSRGTIFAGSLLDNITMFAEQDISPADGMAAEDTPDYPGGSDADSGTSSVRDRIERDRERAYAIAARLGLTALAGRLPNGFNTVIGPGSPYILPHGLVQRIAIARALFADPPVILFDAANTALDTNGDALVRGVLEEQKGAKTLIVVSQRPSLLRIVDRAFTLSDGRLVENEPQKPATVIRARRRRTPS is encoded by the coding sequence GTGATCACCTCCGGTGCGGCCATGGTTGCCATGGTCGCTGAGACCATTGCGCAGGACGGCCATGGGCGGCGACCGGCACGACCCCGCCTGCTTTCTTGGCGGTCCATGCCTTTGGTGGCCGCGTCGGTCGGGATGAACGTCCTGTCCCTGGCAATGCCGCTGGCGATCCTGCAGCTATATGATCGCATCATCCCGAATTCGGCGATCGAAACGCTGACCGTGCTCTTCCTGGGAGTGACCGTCGCGCTCGTGCTCGAAGCGCTTCTGACCTATATCCGGTCCACCAGTATCGCCTGGGCCGGTGCCCGGTTCGAACACATCCTGGGCACGGACATGCTGTCGCGGTTTCTGGCGGCTGACCGGACCGCGATCGCGGGCGGCGGCAACGGTCAGCACTGCGAACGGTTTGCCTCCGTCGGCAAAATCAAGGAGTTTCACGCCGGACAGGCGCTCGGCGTTGCCGCCGACATCCCTTTTGTCGCGTTGTTCGTCGGCCTGATCTACATCATCGGGGGTTGGGTCGCTGCCATACCGCTGGCGATCTTCGGCATATTTCTGGCGATCTTTGCTTTTCGCGACATTTTCCTGAAGCCTCTGCTGCGGGCGGCCGACAAGGCCCATACCCATCGTCTGAACTTCGAACTGGAGACGCTGGGGCGCATGACGGTGATCAAGGGCGAAGCGCTGGAAGCGCCGATGATGCGCCGCTACGAACGGCTCCTCAGGACCTCCACCGGCAACGATCATGCTATTGCCGCCAACGCGGCGACCGCCAGCGCAATGTCGGCGTCACTGGGCGGCATCACCATGATCGCCGTCGCCGCCGGCGGTGCCGTGGCCGTCATCGATGGCGCGCTGTCGATCGGTGAACTGGCGGCTTGCACGCTGTTGGCCAATCGGGCGCTTCAGCCCTTGCAGCGCGCGTTCGGTATCTGGACCAGCTACAAGAAACTGTCGCTTCACAACGACCATGTGCGCGAGGGCATGACCCTGCCCTTGTCCCGGCCATGGGGCACGCGTGTACTTCCCCGCATCAAGGGCGGGATCGTGCTGCATGATATCGGGCTGCGGTACGGTCCGTCGCTGCCGGCCATCCTGGATGGCGTCAATCTGGACGTACGCCCGGGCGAGGCGGTCGGCATCACCGGTGAGGCCGGTTCGGGCAAGACGACGCTGCTGATGGTCATGGCGGGGCTGGTCCGGCCTGACACGGGCACGGTGCGCCTCGACGGCGCGAAGGATCCATGGGCTTTTACCGAAGAAAGCGTCCTGTCCCGGATCGCCTATATCCCCAGCCGCGGGACAATTTTCGCGGGCAGTTTGCTCGACAACATCACGATGTTCGCCGAACAGGACATTTCACCCGCTGACGGGATGGCGGCTGAGGATACGCCGGATTATCCGGGCGGCAGTGACGCGGACAGCGGTACATCGTCCGTCCGCGATCGCATCGAGCGCGACCGGGAGCGGGCCTACGCGATCGCGGCGCGCCTGGGGCTGACGGCGCTGGCCGGCCGGCTGCCGAACGGTTTCAATACCGTGATCGGGCCGGGATCCCCTTATATTTTGCCGCATGGACTGGTTCAGCGCATCGCGATCGCCCGTGCCCTGTTCGCCGATCCGCCGGTCATCCTGTTCGACGCCGCCAACACCGCGCTGGACACCAACGGCGACGCTCTGGTGCGCGGCGTGCTGGAAGAGCAAAAGGGCGCAAAGACGCTGATCGTGGTGAGCCAGCGCCCCTCGCTGCTGCGAATCGTCGACCGGGCATTCACGCTGTCGGACGGTCGTCTGGTTGAAAATGAGCCACAGAAGCCGGCCACCGTCATCCGCGCCCGGCGACGAAGGACGCCGTCATGA
- a CDS encoding HlyD family type I secretion periplasmic adaptor subunit, translating into MTVIIDHKPTGRDARPPARNSKHALPGRGRDNMRAPARIRRQDTFLNHSILLEERSSPNLLRWVVFVVLIVLTAFVVWASMARMKEMAHAEGEVVSMAPIQRIQHLEGGIIADIAIEDGQLVERGDLLVRLDTRAILAERAQLVVRSQSLALDAERLSALLEGRRPDFDSVADAPDTVIATQQALYDGQWAAEESRRGVLESQIDTFQAEIASSERVLGEARTILTLVGEEQSMRQQLAASGAASRLQVIEADLRHSDARTDVGRIEGELTRLQQSIAETERRLDELDANLRADYLGRRDEVLRERAELLETIGGLDDRLARAEITAPTAGIVKESFADTVGGVIAPGAEIARIASLDSPLRITARIDPRDIAVIETGDPVMIRIPALDFAQLGAIDGRIDDILPTTFVDEADRSYFKAFVTVDEDALPDDPDIRLLPGMTAQVDVITGEKTLLEYLFKPLRFIQDRLFTQR; encoded by the coding sequence ATGACCGTCATCATCGATCACAAACCCACCGGACGCGACGCGCGACCGCCGGCCCGGAACTCGAAACACGCCCTGCCGGGGCGTGGGCGCGACAACATGCGCGCGCCGGCCAGAATCCGGCGTCAGGATACGTTTCTCAACCACTCGATCCTGCTGGAGGAACGGTCCTCGCCGAACCTTCTGCGCTGGGTCGTCTTCGTCGTCCTGATCGTGCTGACCGCGTTCGTGGTCTGGGCGTCGATGGCGCGGATGAAGGAAATGGCCCATGCCGAGGGCGAGGTCGTCTCGATGGCGCCGATTCAGCGCATCCAGCACCTTGAGGGCGGTATCATCGCCGATATCGCAATCGAGGACGGCCAGCTGGTCGAGCGCGGGGATCTGCTGGTGCGTCTGGATACCCGCGCGATCCTGGCCGAGCGGGCGCAACTGGTCGTGCGGTCGCAGTCGCTGGCGCTCGATGCGGAGCGACTGTCGGCGCTGCTGGAGGGTCGCCGGCCCGACTTCGACTCTGTCGCGGATGCCCCCGACACCGTGATCGCCACCCAACAGGCGCTGTACGACGGCCAGTGGGCGGCCGAGGAAAGCCGGCGCGGCGTGCTTGAAAGCCAGATCGATACCTTTCAGGCAGAGATCGCCTCATCCGAGCGTGTGCTGGGAGAGGCCCGAACGATTCTGACCCTGGTGGGCGAGGAACAGTCGATGCGCCAGCAACTCGCCGCCAGCGGCGCGGCGAGCCGGCTGCAGGTGATCGAGGCCGATTTGCGCCACAGCGATGCGCGCACCGATGTCGGCCGCATAGAGGGGGAGTTGACCCGACTTCAGCAGTCGATCGCCGAGACAGAGCGCCGACTGGACGAACTGGATGCCAATCTGCGCGCGGATTATCTCGGCCGCCGGGACGAGGTGCTGCGCGAGCGGGCGGAACTGCTTGAGACCATCGGCGGACTGGACGATCGGCTGGCGCGGGCGGAGATCACCGCGCCGACCGCCGGCATCGTCAAGGAATCCTTCGCCGACACCGTTGGCGGTGTGATCGCGCCGGGCGCGGAGATCGCCCGCATCGCGTCGCTGGACAGCCCGCTGCGAATCACTGCCCGTATCGACCCTCGCGATATCGCGGTGATCGAGACCGGCGACCCGGTGATGATCCGGATTCCGGCGCTCGATTTCGCACAGCTCGGCGCCATCGACGGCCGCATCGACGATATTCTCCCCACGACCTTTGTCGACGAGGCCGACAGGTCCTATTTCAAGGCCTTCGTGACCGTCGATGAGGATGCGCTGCCCGATGACCCGGACATCCGCCTGTTGCCCGGCATGACCGCGCAGGTCGATGTGATCACAGGGGAAAAGACCCTTCTGGAATATCTGTTCAAGCCGTTGCGCTTCATCCAGGATCGTCTGTTCACCCAGAGATAG
- a CDS encoding peptidase domain-containing ABC transporter codes for MTVARSAPPVNDTPVPSDDGENTKANRFGSGPGATAATVQASLSVLDDVDDIAVCLWPLLEALGWRGDARSVAEALPHFAERLDPAALRDVLALLGYASVVVPAARCDRIDSRLLPCLLIRPGAPALVLLRATGRGQVMLFDPAIGRIVSRDLRALKGDIYLFTRAEGHDGAREAAESGRWIWFIVARFRGLFARIAGLTFLTYLLAVTPAVFIMVLYDQVIPSGSLTTLQMLLAGAVMALLGEAGLRLLRGRLFAHIGSRLNILVAGGIFSHLLRLPLALSERMRLGSQVQRLRQTDTIRDIFSGSAATTIVELPFALVFLVALALLGGWLAAVPLAAALIYCAIAWLMAPRMTALTSAAARQGLERQDFLFETVARHDAVRMSGATAAWRRRYRELSGRAAFSTYKAAQASAAATAVGQSVMVMTGMLTIALGAVQVMNAQMSVGALIAVMTLTWRAISPLQAGFLLLTRLGQLQSTINGLNQAMKSPQEMDGTTAGKDVAVVQDGKVALSRVSFRYASDMDPALLGVSAEFAPGEVVAITGPNGSGKSTVLKVILGLYQPQAGSIHIDDIDIRQHAAITVRQAIGYVPQDFELFFGTVMQNLRLSMPTATRDRIEAATRRAGVHDLIEGLPDGYAHRVGDQKMGQISTMLLNGIALAAAYARQPRVLLIDEVIDNLDNERTALFYEELDRMRGETTVILVTHRPSTMRKADRLLVINNGMVAKNGKPADIL; via the coding sequence ATGACCGTGGCCCGGTCCGCGCCACCCGTCAACGACACGCCGGTTCCATCGGATGACGGCGAGAACACGAAGGCCAATCGCTTCGGATCCGGGCCGGGGGCGACTGCCGCGACGGTCCAGGCCAGCCTGTCGGTCCTGGACGACGTCGACGATATCGCCGTATGCCTCTGGCCGCTATTGGAGGCCCTTGGCTGGCGCGGCGATGCCCGCAGCGTCGCCGAAGCCTTGCCCCATTTCGCCGAGCGCCTGGACCCGGCGGCACTGCGCGACGTCCTTGCGCTGCTGGGTTATGCCAGCGTCGTCGTACCCGCGGCCCGCTGCGACCGCATTGATTCCCGACTGCTGCCCTGTTTGCTTATCCGCCCCGGGGCGCCGGCGCTGGTGCTGCTCAGGGCGACCGGCCGCGGTCAGGTGATGCTGTTCGATCCGGCGATCGGCCGCATCGTCAGCCGCGATCTTCGCGCGCTCAAGGGCGATATCTATCTGTTCACGCGTGCCGAGGGACATGATGGCGCCAGGGAAGCCGCGGAAAGCGGCCGGTGGATCTGGTTCATCGTCGCCCGATTCAGGGGATTGTTCGCGCGGATCGCCGGACTGACTTTCCTGACCTACCTGCTGGCGGTGACCCCGGCCGTCTTCATCATGGTGCTTTACGATCAGGTGATCCCGTCGGGGTCACTGACCACGCTTCAGATGCTGTTGGCCGGCGCGGTCATGGCCCTGCTCGGCGAGGCCGGCCTGCGGCTGTTGCGCGGCCGGCTGTTCGCCCATATCGGCTCGCGGCTGAACATTCTCGTTGCCGGTGGCATATTTTCGCATCTGCTCCGGCTGCCGCTGGCGCTGAGTGAACGAATGCGTCTGGGCTCGCAGGTCCAGCGATTGCGCCAGACCGACACCATTCGCGACATCTTCAGCGGATCGGCGGCGACGACGATCGTGGAGCTGCCGTTCGCGCTGGTGTTTCTCGTCGCGCTGGCGTTGCTGGGCGGGTGGCTGGCGGCGGTGCCGCTGGCCGCTGCGCTGATATATTGCGCCATTGCCTGGCTGATGGCGCCACGCATGACGGCGCTGACCTCCGCCGCGGCCAGGCAGGGGCTGGAACGCCAGGACTTCCTTTTCGAAACCGTCGCGCGACACGATGCGGTGCGAATGAGCGGCGCGACCGCGGCCTGGCGTCGACGATACCGAGAGCTATCGGGCAGAGCGGCCTTCTCGACCTATAAGGCGGCCCAGGCATCGGCAGCGGCAACGGCCGTCGGGCAGTCAGTCATGGTCATGACCGGCATGCTGACCATTGCTCTGGGCGCCGTGCAGGTCATGAATGCCCAGATGTCGGTGGGCGCGCTGATTGCCGTCATGACACTGACATGGCGTGCCATCAGCCCGCTGCAGGCCGGTTTTCTGCTGCTGACCCGTCTGGGACAGCTCCAGTCCACAATCAACGGGCTCAATCAGGCGATGAAAAGCCCGCAGGAGATGGACGGCACCACGGCCGGCAAGGATGTCGCCGTGGTCCAGGACGGCAAGGTCGCGCTGTCGCGGGTCTCGTTCCGCTATGCAAGCGACATGGACCCGGCGCTGCTCGGCGTCAGCGCGGAATTCGCGCCGGGCGAAGTGGTCGCGATCACCGGCCCCAACGGTTCCGGCAAATCGACGGTGCTGAAAGTCATACTCGGCCTCTATCAGCCCCAGGCCGGCAGCATCCATATCGACGACATCGACATCCGTCAGCATGCGGCGATCACGGTGCGTCAGGCGATCGGCTATGTGCCGCAGGATTTCGAATTGTTCTTCGGCACCGTGATGCAGAATCTGCGGCTATCGATGCCGACCGCGACCCGCGACCGGATCGAAGCCGCCACCCGGCGGGCGGGGGTCCACGACCTGATCGAGGGGTTGCCCGATGGCTATGCCCATCGCGTCGGCGACCAGAAGATGGGGCAGATATCGACCATGCTGCTGAATGGCATCGCCCTGGCGGCGGCCTATGCCCGCCAGCCCAGGGTGCTGCTGATCGACGAGGTCATCGACAATCTGGACAATGAACGCACGGCGCTGTTCTACGAGGAACTCGACCGGATGCGCGGCGAGACGACGGTGATTCTGGTCACTCACCGGCCGTCGACCATGCGCAAGGCCGACCGTCTGCTGGTGATCAACAACGGTATGGTCGCCAAGAACGGCAAGCCGGCCGATATCCTGTGA
- a CDS encoding efflux RND transporter periplasmic adaptor subunit: MAAGVAAALAAAIGYLQPWSPTPISVAVEQVAMAPVTRVLAVNGRIAARHSVDLRPQVTGTLTEVSASEGQRVEAGQVLARIDAAAQDAIVRQSRAALDAALVAQEQADATYARSLALGANISVAALEANRRALQSAVQEVARMRALLEQAQVQLARHTLRAPISGTIVAVDAERGQVADTATALMTVADLDDLIVETDIDEGYASQIAVGQPAVLRFSGQTETRTGHVNAVSGRVDAATGGLAVKIGFDAPVSAPIGLTVTANIVVDERDAALTVPRTAIVTEGDGAAVFLARDEVARLQPVTVTDWPAARLIVTDGLAPGDPVIVDAAGLSDGLRISRDAP; this comes from the coding sequence TTGGCGGCAGGCGTTGCTGCCGCGCTGGCGGCGGCCATCGGTTACCTGCAACCCTGGAGCCCGACGCCGATATCCGTTGCCGTCGAGCAGGTCGCGATGGCCCCCGTCACCCGTGTGCTGGCGGTCAACGGCCGGATCGCGGCGCGGCATTCGGTCGACCTGCGCCCGCAGGTGACCGGCACCCTGACGGAGGTGTCGGCAAGCGAGGGGCAACGGGTGGAAGCCGGGCAGGTGCTCGCCCGGATCGATGCCGCGGCACAGGATGCGATCGTACGGCAGAGTCGGGCCGCGCTCGACGCTGCGCTGGTCGCGCAGGAACAGGCCGATGCGACTTACGCGCGGTCTCTGGCGCTGGGGGCCAACATCAGCGTTGCCGCACTGGAGGCGAACCGCCGCGCGTTGCAATCTGCGGTGCAGGAGGTCGCGCGCATGCGGGCACTGCTGGAACAGGCGCAGGTACAACTGGCCCGCCATACCTTGCGCGCGCCCATTTCAGGCACGATCGTGGCGGTGGATGCCGAGAGGGGCCAGGTCGCTGACACGGCGACCGCGCTGATGACCGTCGCCGATCTGGACGACCTCATCGTCGAAACCGATATTGATGAAGGGTATGCCAGCCAGATCGCCGTCGGCCAGCCGGCGGTTTTGCGTTTTTCGGGACAGACTGAGACACGGACGGGGCATGTCAATGCCGTGTCTGGCCGGGTCGATGCGGCCACCGGCGGCCTTGCCGTGAAGATCGGTTTCGATGCGCCGGTCAGCGCGCCCATCGGTCTGACCGTGACCGCAAATATCGTGGTCGATGAGCGCGATGCCGCCCTGACCGTGCCGCGCACGGCGATCGTGACAGAAGGAGACGGCGCGGCGGTTTTTCTGGCGCGAGACGAGGTGGCCAGGCTCCAGCCCGTCACGGTGACCGACTGGCCCGCCGCCCGGCTGATCGTTACCGACGGGTTGGCGCCCGGCGACCCGGTGATTGTCGACGCGGCAGGCCTCAGCGACGGGCTGCGTATAAGCCGGGACGCGCCCTGA
- a CDS encoding helix-turn-helix domain-containing protein, translating into MSGRLQTTPAPEPYPVARMAQLSDLPERTFKRRFKAAPGYAPIDYVQSLRVEEAKQLLETTGDATDAVAQSVGYEEPACFRRLFKRLTGVTPAAYRRRYRFIGMAGQNGHTDRSGRAERPISG; encoded by the coding sequence TTGTCAGGACGACTACAGACGACGCCCGCTCCGGAACCCTACCCCGTCGCCCGAATGGCCCAGTTGTCCGACCTGCCCGAGCGCACCTTCAAGCGCCGTTTCAAGGCCGCCCCCGGCTATGCCCCGATCGACTATGTCCAATCCCTGCGCGTCGAAGAAGCCAAGCAATTGCTGGAAACGACTGGCGATGCCACGGATGCGGTGGCCCAATCCGTCGGCTACGAGGAACCCGCCTGTTTTCGCCGCCTGTTCAAGCGTCTGACCGGTGTCACGCCGGCCGCCTACCGCCGGCGGTACCGCTTCATCGGCATGGCCGGACAGAACGGGCACACAGATCGATCCGGCCGGGCAGAGCGCCCTATCTCTGGGTGA